The DNA sequence GACCGCGTGGTGGGAGTTCGTCGTGGAAGGGAACCAGTCGTGGCACACAGCCGTCTACGACGAGGCCGCCGAGACCGATGCCGCTCTCTATCCCGAGATCCGAGGAGAACAGGCGTCGCGCAACAAGACCGAAATCTTCCCGCAGCAGCGTTCCATCAAGCAGAACCTCAGTCAGGAGTGTCAGCAGGCCATCTCCGGGTCCAAGTCTCCGAAGAAAGCTCTCAACTCCGTTCAGGAGTTCATCGACACAGTTTTAGATCAGTAACTACCCGGGCTCAAAACTCAGATATATGTCACTTAAATCAGATACTAACTTTACAACTCCAGATACGAGATACGAGAAGCTGCGCCACCAGGCCTCGAAGACCGCAAACGATCACATCCTGCTGGTGCTAATGGGGCCTGCGCTACTCATCATCACGGCGATTTTCGTCTATCCCGTTTTCTACCTCCTTCGACAGTCGCTGTACCTGACGATTCCGGGTACTGTCGAGCGGTTCGTCGGTCTCGAAAACTTCGTCACGATGTTCCAGTCGTCGGAGTTCTGGGACTACTTCGTGAACACGTTGATTTACTCGTTCGGATCCTTGGCGATCAGCCTGGGGAGCGGGCTCGTGGTAGCGCTCGCTATCAATCACGTGGCTCATTCCAGGTTGCGGGACGCCTACTCCACGCTGGTGATGTTCTCGTGGGCGATCCCTCTGGCCGTCGTCGCCCTGATCTGGAAGTGGATGTTCACCGGCAACGAACTCGGCTTCTTCAACATGGTGCTGATGGACCTGGGACTGATAGCGGCCCCCATCGCCTGGCTGTCGTCGCCCAACTTCGCGATGCTCGCCGTCATGTTGACTGACGCGTGGGCCAGAATGCCGTTCGCGATGTTGCTACTGCTGGCCGGGTTACAGTCCATCCCGAAGCACATGTACGACGCGGCAAAGGTCGACGGGGCGACGACGTTCCAAACCTTCCGAGCGATTACGGTCCAGTATCTGCGGCCCTACATCGCCATCGTCGCGCTCATCAACTGGATGTTCGCGTTCCGCGCGTTCGCCGTCGTCTTCCCGATGACGGCAGGTGGCCCCGGCACGTCGACGACAATCTTCAGTATTCACATCTACCGTGAGGGGATGATCAACTTCAACTACGGCTACGCGTCGGCTGTTGCCGTGTTCATCATCGGGATCACGCTGGTAGTCGCAACGTTCTACGTCACAATGGTCATGGGAGGCATGGACGAATAATGAGCTCTACAGACGAAACCTACGAACGGATCAGTTACGACAAGCGACAGGGGTTCTGGGACTTCATCGAGAGCCCCATCGTAATCCACTTCGTCTTGGCGCTGGCGGTCCTGACCGTCATCGTCCCCATCTTCTGGGAAGTGCTTACGTCGCTCAAGACGAACGAGGCGGTGTACAACCTCAACTACTTCCCACGGGACCCCACGCTCTCGTCGTACTATCAAGTACTTATCGGTGAGAGCTACTGGAAAGCAGTCTTGAACAGCGTGATCATCTCGACGTCGACGACGGTCGCGGTGATCATCCTGGCAGTCCCGGCCGGATACGCGTTCAGCAGGTACCGGTTCAGGGGCGACAACATCCTCTTCATCGGTGTGTTGTTCTCCCGCCTGTTCCCGCCGATCGGCCTGATCGTCCCGTACTACCAGATCATGTCGTGGCTCGACCTGCTGAACTCGCTCCCCGGAATCATCATCGCCCAGATATACCTCTGGTTGCCGCTGATGATCTACATCATGCGGAACTTCTTCATGTCGATCCCGCAGGACCTTGACGAGTCCGCGCGCGTCGACGGCTGTACACAGCTCCAGGCGTTCCGGAAGATAGGGCTTCCGCTGGCGCTGCCCGGCGTGGCCGCGTGTGCCATCCTGACGTTCCTGTACTCGTGGCGGGAGTTCCTGTTCTCCCTCATCGTCACCACGGACCTCGGCTCGATGCCGATCTCCGTGGCCGTCTACCAGTTCGTCGGTGACGTCTCCGTGCAGTGGGCGTCGCTGGCCGCCGCGAGCGTCATCGCGATCATCCCGACGATCCTCGTAGTAGTCTTCTTCCAGCGGTACATCGTCAGCGGACTCACCGCCGGAGCACTGAAAGAATGACTGAGCAACGACAATCAACATCAATGAGTGAACACGAACGATCGCCGGTCGAAACACCGGCTTCGAGAGGCGGTATCGCTAGCGAAGACGAAGACATCAACGTCCAGATCGAGGAGGTGACAAAGGTTTTTGAGGACGAGGGTGGCGAGGAGATCGTCGCCGTCGACGACCTCAACATCGACATCCGGCGCGGCGAGTTCCTCGTCTTCGTCGGTCCCTCCGGCTGTGGCAAGACCACGTCGTTGCGGATGATTGCCGGCCTGGAGACACCGACAGAGGGACGCATCCGGATCGAAGACGAGGACGTAACCGGGTACGATCCGCGTGAGCGCGGCATCGCGATGGTGTTCCAGAACTACGCGCTGTATCCCCACATGACTGTCAAGGGGAACATGTCGTTCCCGCTCCGCATCCGCAACTATCCCGAGGACGAGATCGACAGCCGCGTCAACGAGGCGGCGGATCTGCTGGAGATCGACGACCTCCTCGGCCGGAAACCCTCGCAGCTCTCCGGCGGCCAGCAACAGCGCGTCGCGCTGGGCCGCGCCATCGTCCGGGAACCATCGGTGTTCCTGATGGACGAACCGCTGTCGAACCTCGACGCGAAGCTCCGTGTCCAAATGCGGACCGAACTCAACGAGATCCACCAGCGCGTCGGTAAGACGACGATCTACGTCACGCACGACCAGGCCGAGGCGATGACGCTCGGCGACCGCGTCGTCGTGCTGAACAACGGCCGGCTCCAGCAGATCGGCCCGCCGCAGTACCTCTATGACAACCCGGTAAATCGGTTCGTCGCCGGATTCATTGGCGAACCACCGATGAACTTCCTCCCGGTGGAGATCCGGGAGACGAGCGACGGCTACGCTGCTGTCGGGGAATTCTTCGAGTTCGAACTCCCGGCGGACATCGTCCAGGATATCGGTGAGTGGGACAGGTCGCTTGACCACGTCACGATGGGCATTCGCCCGGAGGACCTCCACGACCTCTCGATCCTCGACGACGACGAGTACACCGAGAACAGCGTCGTGGAGGCCACCGTGACGGTCGTCGAACCGATGGGCTCGGACAAGTTCCTCACGCTGATGTCGCCGACGGAGGAGACGACGGAGTTCGGCGCGCGCGTGTCTCCCGAGATCGATGTCGAACCCGGTGATTCGATCGCGCTCTCGGCCAACCTCGGGAAGATTCACCTCTTCGACGACGAGACCGGCAAGAATATTACGTACTGACGGACGCGATTTCCCGGTCAGCCTGGTTATCACCTGCGTTTTATTTCGTTAACTCTGCGACAGTCACGACTCCGGAATCGTTCGGTTCACTCTCGACGTTCCCTGTGGGGACTATCCTACCCACCTTGCGAGAGCGGCCTGGCGGTGCGTGGCCCGGAGTGGGAACTATCAAATTCTCGTGAAATTATCCCCTATGGCACTGCTAGATTGAACCCTCCTGTTCGAGCGCTTCGATGGGCGGCTGATTCTCCAGCGCTTGGTGGCTTCTGAGATGATTGTAGTAGGCGGTGTCGGCAGTCAGCCAGCGCTCGGCGCTTGGCTGACTGCCGTTCCATGTCTCGTGGAATCGACCGATACGCATGGTGTAGGTCTGGAACAGCTTCTCAACGATGTTGCGCTCGGAGTAGTTGAGATCGCCGAGGAGATCGGTCTTGGCCAGCGCCGTCAGGTAGCCCATGCCGTCGACGAGGAACTCCGCGTCGGAGATGCGGTGTTCCTCTTTCAACCATTCGTATTCGGTTAAGGCGAAAAATCGCCACACAATTCGGCATTCACCTCCTGAAGCAGGATGAGTCGTGACGGCGATGGCTGCTTGGCTTCGTGATACAGGATCTCGCCGAGATTTGGTCGAGGATACCCGTAGCCAGCGGCGATCTCCTGGAGGATCAGCTGGGCGAGCGACCGGAAGGTCGCCGCCCAGCGTTCCTGCGGGAATACGCACTCGTCGTCTTGCTCCCCGGCGTACTCGACGAATTCGCGAAGGATGGCTCTGCTGACTACCAATGTCAGCAGAGCAGCCACTACCTGAATCTTCACGATGTGAGCCTTCTCGGTTTCGAACTTACCCAACGAGTACCGCGACTTCAGCTCCCTAAACAGCAACTCTACCACCCACCTCGCTCGGTACAGCGTGGAAATCTCGTCGGGGTCAAACCGATCCTGTGGTAGGTTCGTGATATACAGCCGATAGCCGTCGTCGGCGTCCTCATCGCGGACGCCGACGACTCGCAACCGCTTGGTATCCCACGACTTCACCCCGTCGTACACTCGTCGCTGGAAGGAAACCTCGACTTCAACATCGATGTGTTCCCGGTACAGATCTCCAACTACGTCGTAGATTCGCTCGTTCTCAAGCGGAATGGCCCGACCGGGCCATTCCTGCAACTCTTCGGTCACTACTGGATTCGAACTCCGTTTGAGACGGCTGACGAAGAAGCCGCCGTTCTCGTCGATTAGTGCAAATCGACGGAACTTGAAGAAGCCACGATCCAGTAAGAAGAGCCGCCCAGACAGCCACGAACCTGTCTCAAACAACGTACTCTCATGGGTGGTTTCGTCGGTGATCTCGTCGGAGATCACCGACTGCTCGGTCACGTTGTGGACGAGATAGAGCGTCAGTCCTGACTCGTTTTCATGAGTAGCTTTGAACTCTGAGAGAAATCGGCACAACCGCACGATCGTCGCGTCAACAGCGATGACGTCACGGAATTGCTCGAACGCAGGAATGAGAGTGTGAGGGACAGCGACCTCCTCGACGGCGTGGTCGAGGAGGTCGCGAAGGAGTGTGGCCAACTCTTCGGTGAATCGGTCGTAGAAGTTGGAGGGATAGACCGAGTGGTCGGTCGCGGCCTCGTAGGCGCGGCGATAGCCAGCGACTGAACGGGCTTCGCCGCCGACGGCGAAGCCCATGACGAGCGTCCACACCAGCATCCTGACGTCGATTTTTCGGTCACGGACGACGACCTCGCGCTCGCGCGCGAGGTCTTCGACCATCTGTGAGGAAAACAGCGAAGTCAGGAGAGAACGGATCGCTTCTGAGGAGAGTTCGTCCATTTCACCCCCTCCTCATCGCTACCACCACAGGTAGCCGTCGTCTTGCGATTCATCCCCTTAACCGAATACGAATGCTCTTTCAACTCTCTGAGGAACGTCGTTGCGGGCTCGGTGCCACGATTTTGAGAAAGTCGTGCGTGGAGCACGACTTTCGAATCGACGTCGATAGCGGCGTAGAGCCAGACCTTCTGCTCGTTTTCGAGCTGGATCTGTTTCTCATCGACGGCGACACGATCCGGCTCGGCGGTGAAGTCCTGATCGTAGTGCTCGGCAAAGGGCTGGTACCAATGGTGAATGGCGGCTCGGGTTCGGCTGACGCCGAACCACTCGCAGAGATCGCGACACTCCGCCAATGATGCTGCAGCAGCGTGAGCAGAGCACGCCAGCCTGATCAGCCAGGCTGGCGTGCTCGTCCGATCCACGTCCAAAAACGGTACGTCCGGAGAGCTCGTGACCTCCACTTGGAGTTCTTCGAGCATGGTCCCAACCACCTCGAAGAACTCCGCTTAGTTCAACCTCAATCTAGCAGTGCCGAGTAAGGAGAGAATGGCAAAGGCTGACAATTAGACAGCACTATACTCATCATTCCGCTGTACTACCGAAGAACGAACCAAACAAAGGATTTTTAACAGATGCTTTCGTTGGGAGTAGATATAATGGGGCCGACTATCACCCAGATTGAAAGTACTGAATTCAAATATCTACTGAATGATATCGGAACAGACGAAGCTGGCTTCAATCTGGTCTATGAACCTAATACAAGGACCGAACGAAAGCTGTTCGCTCTCAAAATTCACACTGACACTGGCATTACCGGCGAGTATATCGGTGGAAATTCACCAGCTGCTGCTCAGTGGAACATGTTTGCTGATTACCTTATCGGCAAGAACCCACTTAAACGCGAAAAGCACTGGAGTGAAATCAAACGCGCACTTCGAAAATATGACCGCATGGGAATTGGCCCCATTGATATTGCCCTTTGGGATTTCGCAGGCAAGTACTACGATGCACCAATTCATGAATTGCTTGGGACCTATCGCACGCGTATACCTGCCTACGCATCAACGTACCACGGCGATGAGAACGGCGGACTTGATTCGCCTGAGGCATTCGCTGACTTTGCCGAGGAGTGTCACGAAATGGGGTTCCGTGGATTCAAGCTCCACGGCTGGGGTGGTAGCGATGTTTCACGAAGGATTGGCCGCGAGATAGCGGCGGTTCACGCAGTCGGTGAGCGGGTTGGTGACCAAATGGATCTCATGATGGATCCTGCTTGTGAGTATGAAACGTTTGCCGATGCGCTCAAAGTTGGACGAGCCCTCGATAAGGAGGAATTCTATTGGTACGAGGACCCATTCCGCGACGCGGGGATTTCCCAACACGCTCATCAGAAGCTAGCACAGAAGCTTGATACGCCAATCCTCCAAACCGAGCATGTTCGAGGATTGGAATCGCATTCAGACTTCATTAAAAATGGGGCGACTGACTTCCTCCGTGCAGATCCCGAATATGATGCAGGAATCACAGGTGCGATGAAAGTTGCACATGCAGCCGAGGGATTCGGTGCTGATGTTGAGTTCCATGCGCCGGGTCCCGCTCAGCGCCACTGTATCGCGGCCATTCGCAACACTAACTACTATGAAATGGCCTTGGTCCACCCCGATTGTTCAAACACCCAGCCGCCTGTCTATGAGGGTAATTACTCCGATATGATCGAGGATGTCGAAGACGGGACTGTTCCGGTACCCGATGGCCCTGGTCTCGGGATCGATTACGATTGGAATTACATCAAGAACAACCGAACGGGGAGTACCCACGTTTACGAATAAGGCACAATCATGACTTACAAAGCTGGTATTATCGGTACTGGGGGTATCGCGGGGATGGGGATCTTGGGAATGCATGATGAAGAGTCGATTGGTAAGGAGAAAATTAGGGCAAGCCACGCCGGAGGATACGACGCCACACCCGATATCGAATTAGTAGCGGTCGCCGATGTTGACGAAGAGAAGCTAGCTCAGTTCAGCAACGCCTGGGACATCTCTGCAGACCATCGCTACATCGGGCACGAGGCGATGCTTAGCGCTGAGAATCTTGATGTTGTCTCGGTCTGTACACCCTCCTATCTCCACCACACCCACGTGATCGACACGGCTCGGGCATCAACATCCCCGTCGGTCATCTGGTGTGAGAAACCAATCGACTCGCGAGTGACTAACGCCCACGAGATGATCAAGGCTTGCGAGGAGACTAGTACTGAGCTCGTAGTGAATCACTCGTTTCGGTTTACTAATAAACTCCAACAGCTTCGTCGGCTTATTCACAAGGAGAACCTGCTCGGACAAGTCCATTCTGTGTCGGCTCAATTTCGGATGGAACTGCTCCGCAACTCAACCCACCTACTCGATACCTTAATCTACCTGCTTGACACCCGCGCTGAGCGCATCGGCGGTTATATTAACGGTCAAAATGAGGCAGTCGAGTCGCTTGGTGCGGATCAAACTGTTGACGATGCCGGTGGTGGGGGGTTCGTCGTCATGGAGGATGGAACCTTCGTTACCCTCGACTGCACGATCCCGCGTGAGGACTCTTCGATGACATTCCAATTCATCGGTTCAGAGGGGAAACTGTATCTTAACAACGACGATGGCGAATGGCGTTACTGGCGGCTCGAAGATGGCAACCACATTGAGGAGCCAATTCCAGGTATCGATGAACCGTGGACTTGGGAGAACGACTACAAAGGTTCGTTCGCGAACGCTGCGAATCATATTTCT is a window from the Halococcus salifodinae DSM 8989 genome containing:
- a CDS encoding carbohydrate ABC transporter permease, producing the protein MFQSSEFWDYFVNTLIYSFGSLAISLGSGLVVALAINHVAHSRLRDAYSTLVMFSWAIPLAVVALIWKWMFTGNELGFFNMVLMDLGLIAAPIAWLSSPNFAMLAVMLTDAWARMPFAMLLLLAGLQSIPKHMYDAAKVDGATTFQTFRAITVQYLRPYIAIVALINWMFAFRAFAVVFPMTAGGPGTSTTIFSIHIYREGMINFNYGYASAVAVFIIGITLVVATFYVTMVMGGMDE
- a CDS encoding carbohydrate ABC transporter permease — protein: MSSTDETYERISYDKRQGFWDFIESPIVIHFVLALAVLTVIVPIFWEVLTSLKTNEAVYNLNYFPRDPTLSSYYQVLIGESYWKAVLNSVIISTSTTVAVIILAVPAGYAFSRYRFRGDNILFIGVLFSRLFPPIGLIVPYYQIMSWLDLLNSLPGIIIAQIYLWLPLMIYIMRNFFMSIPQDLDESARVDGCTQLQAFRKIGLPLALPGVAACAILTFLYSWREFLFSLIVTTDLGSMPISVAVYQFVGDVSVQWASLAAASVIAIIPTILVVVFFQRYIVSGLTAGALKE
- a CDS encoding ABC transporter ATP-binding protein; translation: MSEHERSPVETPASRGGIASEDEDINVQIEEVTKVFEDEGGEEIVAVDDLNIDIRRGEFLVFVGPSGCGKTTSLRMIAGLETPTEGRIRIEDEDVTGYDPRERGIAMVFQNYALYPHMTVKGNMSFPLRIRNYPEDEIDSRVNEAADLLEIDDLLGRKPSQLSGGQQQRVALGRAIVREPSVFLMDEPLSNLDAKLRVQMRTELNEIHQRVGKTTIYVTHDQAEAMTLGDRVVVLNNGRLQQIGPPQYLYDNPVNRFVAGFIGEPPMNFLPVEIRETSDGYAAVGEFFEFELPADIVQDIGEWDRSLDHVTMGIRPEDLHDLSILDDDEYTENSVVEATVTVVEPMGSDKFLTLMSPTEETTEFGARVSPEIDVEPGDSIALSANLGKIHLFDDETGKNITY
- a CDS encoding IS4 family transposase, with the protein product MDELSSEAIRSLLTSLFSSQMVEDLAREREVVVRDRKIDVRMLVWTLVMGFAVGGEARSVAGYRRAYEAATDHSVYPSNFYDRFTEELATLLRDLLDHAVEEVAVPHTLIPAFEQFRDVIAVDATIVRLCRFLSEFKATHENESGLTLYLVHNVTEQSVISDEITDETTHESTLFETGSWLSGRLFLLDRGFFKFRRFALIDENGGFFVSRLKRSSNPVVTEELQEWPGRAIPLENERIYDVVGDLYREHIDVEVEVSFQRRVYDGVKSWDTKRLRVVGVRDEDADDGYRLYITNLPQDRFDPDEISTLYRARWVVELLFRELKSRYSLGKFETEKAHIVKIQVVAALLTLVVSRAILREFVEYAGEQDDECVFPQERWAATFRSLAQLILQEIAAGYGYPRPNLGEILYHEAKQPSPSRLILLQEVNAELCGDFSP
- a CDS encoding mandelate racemase family protein — its product is MGPTITQIESTEFKYLLNDIGTDEAGFNLVYEPNTRTERKLFALKIHTDTGITGEYIGGNSPAAAQWNMFADYLIGKNPLKREKHWSEIKRALRKYDRMGIGPIDIALWDFAGKYYDAPIHELLGTYRTRIPAYASTYHGDENGGLDSPEAFADFAEECHEMGFRGFKLHGWGGSDVSRRIGREIAAVHAVGERVGDQMDLMMDPACEYETFADALKVGRALDKEEFYWYEDPFRDAGISQHAHQKLAQKLDTPILQTEHVRGLESHSDFIKNGATDFLRADPEYDAGITGAMKVAHAAEGFGADVEFHAPGPAQRHCIAAIRNTNYYEMALVHPDCSNTQPPVYEGNYSDMIEDVEDGTVPVPDGPGLGIDYDWNYIKNNRTGSTHVYE
- a CDS encoding Gfo/Idh/MocA family protein, which codes for MTYKAGIIGTGGIAGMGILGMHDEESIGKEKIRASHAGGYDATPDIELVAVADVDEEKLAQFSNAWDISADHRYIGHEAMLSAENLDVVSVCTPSYLHHTHVIDTARASTSPSVIWCEKPIDSRVTNAHEMIKACEETSTELVVNHSFRFTNKLQQLRRLIHKENLLGQVHSVSAQFRMELLRNSTHLLDTLIYLLDTRAERIGGYINGQNEAVESLGADQTVDDAGGGGFVVMEDGTFVTLDCTIPREDSSMTFQFIGSEGKLYLNNDDGEWRYWRLEDGNHIEEPIPGIDEPWTWENDYKGSFANAANHISDLLDRTAVNHSKGIEATRSLEIIVGLYLSHYTNGQVEIPLKRPLQDVCITSW